One segment of Salvia splendens isolate huo1 chromosome 20, SspV2, whole genome shotgun sequence DNA contains the following:
- the LOC121781245 gene encoding homeobox-leucine zipper protein HOX3-like has protein sequence MEILPPNSTCLELSIAMPGFSSFPSSEAKGEIKLLDINEAPSRSEEECVVDEDEVGGGPVRRKKLRLAKDQSRRLEQSFLQNQTLNHKEKEALAMELRLNPRQVEVWFQNRRARSKTKQTEIECEYLKRWLGALTEQNRKLQKEVEELRLIKSAPPHGARQPPPPSALTMCPRCERVTTATSSI, from the exons ATGGAGATTTTGCCTCCCAATTCTACTTGCTTGGAGCTATCCATAGCCATGCCTGGCTTCTCCTCTTTTCCATCTTCCG AGGCAAAAGGTGAAATCAAATTACTAGACATAAATGAAGCACCATCAAGATCAGAAGAAGAATGTGTAGTAGATGAAGATGAAGTTGGAGGCGGCCCGGTTCGGAGGAAGAAACTCCGGCTTGCAAAAGACCAGTCTCGTCGCCTCGAACAAAGCTTCTTACAAAATCAAACCTTAAACCAT AAAGAGAAGGAGGCTTTGGCAATGGAGTTGAGATTGAATCCAAGGCAAGTGGAGGTGTGGTTTCAGAATCGTAGAGCAAG GAGCAAGACAAAGCAAACAGAAATAGAGTGTGAATACCTAAAAAGATGGCTTGGAGCACTAACAGAGCAGAACAGGAAGCTGCAAAAGGAGGTGGAGGAGCTCCGCCTCATCAAGTCAGCGCCGCCGCACGGCgcccgtcaaccgccgccgccCTCCGCCCTCACTATGTGCCCCCGCTGTGAGCGTGTCACAACCGCCACCTCCTCCATTTAg
- the LOC121781970 gene encoding probable aquaporin NIP-type: protein MAAHDSLEEGGVRSAEEQYRKSLNDDEGTSFWSSAVVVALIQKVIAEAVGTYFLIFVGCGSVVLNKMYGTVTFPGVCLAFGITVMVMIYSVGHISGAHFNPAVTITMALFRQFPIKHVPLYILAQLLGALLASGTLYLLLDVTDLTSFNTAPVGSPIQSLAMEFIASFLLMFVISGVATDNRAIGEMAGIAIGMTLLIGVLIAGPISGGSMNPARTIGPALILHKYTALWVYIIGPILGTILGGFVYNLIRFTDKPLKEVAKVPANFVKSASRAW, encoded by the exons ATGGCTGCGCATGACAGTCTCGAAGAGGGCGGCGTTCGATCAGCAGAAGAGCAATACAGAAAGAGTCTAAACGACGACGAAGGCACCAGCTTCTGGTCCTCAGCCGTTGTTGTTGCTTTGATTCAAAaa GTGATTGCGGAAGCGGTTGGGACGTATTTCTTGATATTTGTAGGGTGTGGTTCAGTTGTTTTGAATAAAATGTATGGTACGGTCACGTTTCCAGGAGTATGTTTGGCATTTGGGATAACTGTTATGGTCATGATCTATTCGGTCGGCCATATTTCCGGTGCCCATTTCAACCCGGCCGTCACCATCACGATGGCCCTTTTCCGCCAGTTCCCCATCAAACAT GTACCATTGTACATATTAGCACAATTGTTGGGGGCACTTCTTGCAAGTGGGACATTGTACCTTTTGCTAGATGTAACTGATCTAACTTCCTTCAATACTGCACCAGTGGGTTCCCCCATACAATCCCTTGCAATGGAGTTTATTGCATCATTTCTCTTGATGTTTGTCATCTCTGGTGTAGCCACCGACAACAGAGCT ATTGGAGAAATGGCAGGAATTGCCATTGGAATGACTCTACTAATCGGAGTTCTTATTGCTGG GCCGATCTCGGGGGGTTCAATGAATCCTGCAAGAACAATTGGACCAGCTTTGATCTTACACAAATATACAGCTCTTTGGGTGTATATAATCGGCCCAATTTTGGGAACAATCTTGGGCGGATTTGTGTACAATTTGATCAGATTCACAGACAAACCACTTAAAGAAGTAGCTAAAGTGCCAGCAAATTTTGTCAAGAGTGCTTCTAGGGCTTGGTAG
- the LOC121782810 gene encoding protein WVD2-like 7 isoform X1: MAGEIGESVRLEFKAESFLSGSISFGRYEREDLCWERRSSFSHNRYLEEVERCSKPGSVTEKKAILEAHFRKKGIFGICSPRIRSDVVYQVSDNDATENRCYGDEFAHTHSPKPDEGMDRSVCGSEHGMKVQEGEVSDSSSLDAQIEYSCDDARDFDCCSERGTVEEEHCDNLGSVLSMDSRLETEVDEALDRDAANSEMANVSNPSTALISDNHGVDENEDASLEGQRVSASEENAPSQAEHVKPTSLRLVSVTKTRRYAFNRGVSNGSEKRPNKTVYNDRTILEAEKKIKEATAEGKQSKQKSPKHEPDSKAKCVDDIRRGDKESRNKRTRVPRSCALREAPSRVKPAGGAPQRFVKQDTYRFSFKCNARAERRKEFDKKIDENIRAREAERRKIQQKAEAEIKQLRKTLNFKARPLPSFYHRVEREPHRTKTSQQRVARNAKPTTKCLSRCSISERSRASLKAGMEKGGGGRKKNVDESRASSCHSTVTSDSNPPSPAVSS, encoded by the exons ATGGCGGGTGAGATTGGAGAATCAGTCAGACTTGAATTTAAG GCAGAATCTTTTCTTTCGGGATCGATATCATTTGGGAGGTATGAAAGGGAAGATCTGTGTTGGGAGAGGAGGTCATCTTTCTCTCATAATAGGTATCTTGAAGAGGTCGAAAGGTGTTCAAAGCCGGGTTCAGTGACTGAGAAGAAAGCAATTCTCGAGGCCCATTTTAGAAAGAAGGGCATTTTTGGTATTTGTTCGCCTAGGATCCGGAGTGATGTAGTTTACCAAGTTAGTGATAATGACGCCACAGAGAATAGGTGCTATGGTGATGAGTTCGCGCATACACATTCGCCAAAACCTGATGAAGGGATGGATAGATCTGTGTGTGGAAGTGAGCATGGAATGAAGGTGCAAGAAGGAGAAGTGTCTGATTCATCGAGTTTAGATGCTCAGATTGAATATTCATGTGATGATGCCAGAGATTTCGACTGTTGTTCTGAACGTGGGACAGTGGAAGAGGAGCATTGTGACAATCTGGGAAGTGTGCTTTCAATGGACTCTAGATTAGAGACAGAAGTGGACGAAGCCCTTGATCGTGATGCTGCTAATTCAGAGATGGCTAATGTATCAAATCCGTCCACTGCCCTGATTAGTGATAATCATGGAGTTGATGAGAATGAAGATGCCAGCCTCGAAGGCCAACGAGTTTCAGCTTCTGAG GAAAATGCTCCATCCCAAGCTGAACACGTGAAGCCAACATCGCTACGTCTAGTTAGTGTTACAAAGACTAGAAGGTATGCCTTCAACAGGGGAGTGTCGAACGGTTCAGAAAAAAGGCCTAATAAAACAGTATACAATGATCGGACGATATTGGAAGCCGAGAAGAAGATCAAAGAAGCTACTGCTGAGGGCAAACAGTCAAAGCAGAAATCCCCAAAACACGAG CCTGATTCAAAAGCAAAATGCGTCGATGATATCAGAag AGGTGATAAAGAATCAAGAAACAAACGAACACGGGTCCCTCGGTCCTGTGCTCTGAGAGAAGCTCCCAGTAGAGTGAAGCCTGCAGGTGGTGCGCCTCAACGATTTGTAAAGCAGGATACTTATAGGTTCAGTTTCAAATGCAATGCACGTGCAGAGAGACGGAAAGAG TTTGATAAGAAGATAGACGAGAATATTCGTGCAAGAGAAGCCGAGAGACGCAAAATTCAG CAAAAAGCAGAAGCTGAAATCAAGCAGCTGAGGAAAACCTTGAACTTCAAGGCTAGACCGCTGCCCTCGTTTTACCATAGAGTCGAGCGTGAGCCACATAGAACCAAG ACATCGCAGCAACGCGTAGCTAGAAACGCGAAACCAACGACAAAATGCTTGAGCCGTTGCAGCATCTCTGAGAGGTCGAGAGCAAGCTTGAAGGCAGGCATGGAGAAAGGGGGTGGAGGTCGAAAGAAGAATGTTGATGAATCACGGGCGTCGAGCTGCCATTCGACAGTGACGTCGGATAGCAACCCGCCGTCCCCGGCCGTAAGTAGCTAG
- the LOC121782810 gene encoding protein WVD2-like 7 isoform X2, translating to MAGEIGESVRLEFKAESFLSGSISFGRYEREDLCWERRSSFSHNRYLEEVERCSKPGSVTEKKAILEAHFRKKGIFGICSPRIRSDVVYQVSDNDATENRCYGDEFAHTHSPKPDEGMDRSVCGSEHGMKVQEGEVSDSSSLDAQIEYSCDDARDFDCCSERGTVEEEHCDNLGSVLSMDSRLETEVDEALDRDAANSEMANVSNPSTALISDNHGVDENEDASLEGQRVSASEENAPSQAEHVKPTSLRLVSVTKTRRYAFNRGVSNGSEKRPNKTVYNDRTILEAEKKIKEATAEGKQSKQKSPKHEPDSKAKCVDDIRRGDKESRNKRTRVPRSCALREAPSRVKPAGGAPQRFVKQDTYRFSFKCNARAERRKEFDKKIDENIRAREAERRKIQQKAEAEIKQLRKTLNFKARPLPSFYHRVEREPHRTKQRVARNAKPTTKCLSRCSISERSRASLKAGMEKGGGGRKKNVDESRASSCHSTVTSDSNPPSPAVSS from the exons ATGGCGGGTGAGATTGGAGAATCAGTCAGACTTGAATTTAAG GCAGAATCTTTTCTTTCGGGATCGATATCATTTGGGAGGTATGAAAGGGAAGATCTGTGTTGGGAGAGGAGGTCATCTTTCTCTCATAATAGGTATCTTGAAGAGGTCGAAAGGTGTTCAAAGCCGGGTTCAGTGACTGAGAAGAAAGCAATTCTCGAGGCCCATTTTAGAAAGAAGGGCATTTTTGGTATTTGTTCGCCTAGGATCCGGAGTGATGTAGTTTACCAAGTTAGTGATAATGACGCCACAGAGAATAGGTGCTATGGTGATGAGTTCGCGCATACACATTCGCCAAAACCTGATGAAGGGATGGATAGATCTGTGTGTGGAAGTGAGCATGGAATGAAGGTGCAAGAAGGAGAAGTGTCTGATTCATCGAGTTTAGATGCTCAGATTGAATATTCATGTGATGATGCCAGAGATTTCGACTGTTGTTCTGAACGTGGGACAGTGGAAGAGGAGCATTGTGACAATCTGGGAAGTGTGCTTTCAATGGACTCTAGATTAGAGACAGAAGTGGACGAAGCCCTTGATCGTGATGCTGCTAATTCAGAGATGGCTAATGTATCAAATCCGTCCACTGCCCTGATTAGTGATAATCATGGAGTTGATGAGAATGAAGATGCCAGCCTCGAAGGCCAACGAGTTTCAGCTTCTGAG GAAAATGCTCCATCCCAAGCTGAACACGTGAAGCCAACATCGCTACGTCTAGTTAGTGTTACAAAGACTAGAAGGTATGCCTTCAACAGGGGAGTGTCGAACGGTTCAGAAAAAAGGCCTAATAAAACAGTATACAATGATCGGACGATATTGGAAGCCGAGAAGAAGATCAAAGAAGCTACTGCTGAGGGCAAACAGTCAAAGCAGAAATCCCCAAAACACGAG CCTGATTCAAAAGCAAAATGCGTCGATGATATCAGAag AGGTGATAAAGAATCAAGAAACAAACGAACACGGGTCCCTCGGTCCTGTGCTCTGAGAGAAGCTCCCAGTAGAGTGAAGCCTGCAGGTGGTGCGCCTCAACGATTTGTAAAGCAGGATACTTATAGGTTCAGTTTCAAATGCAATGCACGTGCAGAGAGACGGAAAGAG TTTGATAAGAAGATAGACGAGAATATTCGTGCAAGAGAAGCCGAGAGACGCAAAATTCAG CAAAAAGCAGAAGCTGAAATCAAGCAGCTGAGGAAAACCTTGAACTTCAAGGCTAGACCGCTGCCCTCGTTTTACCATAGAGTCGAGCGTGAGCCACATAGAACCAAG CAACGCGTAGCTAGAAACGCGAAACCAACGACAAAATGCTTGAGCCGTTGCAGCATCTCTGAGAGGTCGAGAGCAAGCTTGAAGGCAGGCATGGAGAAAGGGGGTGGAGGTCGAAAGAAGAATGTTGATGAATCACGGGCGTCGAGCTGCCATTCGACAGTGACGTCGGATAGCAACCCGCCGTCCCCGGCCGTAAGTAGCTAG
- the LOC121780784 gene encoding pollen-specific leucine-rich repeat extensin-like protein 3, producing the protein MSTLKLLQITIFLALFLSLIQADEKPSRKLDENPPDLENKCGDCPCDNPCNPQPSPPPPSPPPPSPKYPPPSNDCPPPPAAKKPPRGTNPPYIYINGPPGNVYPVYPYYSGGRRSVLVGKIPFLIIGCLFKKGDSAALATPTLRPDIM; encoded by the exons ATGTCCACTCTCAAACTCTTGCAAATCACAATATTTCTTGCTCTATTTTTATCTCTAATCCAAGCTGATGAAAAACCATCAAGAAAGCTAGATGAAAATCCACCTGACCTAGAAAACAAGTGTGGAGATTGCCCTTGCGACAACCCTTGCAACCCTCAGccatctccgccgccgccttcaCCACCGCCTCCATCTCCGAAGTATCCACCGCCGAGCAATGACTGTCCGCCGCCACCCGCCGCCAAGAAACCGCCCAGGGGCACAAACCCTccctatatatacataaatgGGCCGCCGGGAAATGTTTATCCGGTTTATCCGTATTATTCCGGCGGCCGCCGCAGCGTTTTGGTCGGAAAAATTCCGTTCTTGATCATCGGCTGTTTATT CAAAAAAGGCGATTCCGCCGCCTTGGCGACCCCTACACTCCGGCctgacatcatgtga